In one window of Clavelina lepadiformis chromosome 4, kaClaLepa1.1, whole genome shotgun sequence DNA:
- the LOC143453183 gene encoding microfibril-associated glycoprotein 4-like isoform X4, with protein MEMRTVNEQEEIYEDTTAAPQISRRSDIKRENGQTKCRIAAKFFTAITIAVVAILAIVNYVKIQQLLDESSQLREGLAISQLQLTEAIGNVSESLANSQQKQTEAIGIISESLANSQRQQYEAIGNISDRIIELGQKLNNTIRQLTGEVAIAKSFQGEDCKAVFNNGITTSGIYTINVGGKATQVYCDMETDGGGWTVFQRRFDGGVDFYRNWISYQQGFGSLNGEFWLGLDLLHQLTAGASYKLRVDLEDAENNTAYAEYKTFTVGPESSNYTLTVGRYSGTAGDSLADNSHDQFSTFDRDHDWSGMNCAVGRHGGWWYYACSMSNLNGEYLTPGESDSRGLIWFRWKNNYESMRKTEMKIKPV; from the exons ATGGAAATGCGAACTGTGAATGAACAGGAGGAAATTTACGAGGACACTACTGCTGCTC CACAAATCTCTAGAAGATCCGACATCAAAAGAGAAAATGGTCAAACTAAATGCAGAATTGCTGCAAAGTTCTTCACCGCTATCACCATTGCGGTAGTTGCTATTTTAGCGATTGTGAATTACGTAAAG ATACAACAACTACTTGATGAAAGTTCTCAGCTCAGAG AGGGCCTGGCGATTTCTCAACTACAGCTGACTGAAGCCATTGGAAATGTATCAG AGAGCCTGGCGAATTCTCAACAGAAGCAGACTGAAGCCATTGGAATCATATCAG AGAGTCTGGCGAATTCTCAACGGCAACAGTATGAAGCCATTGGAAATATATCAG ATAGAATCATCGAGCTAGGACAAAAGTTGAACAACACCATAAGACAACTTACAG gAGAAGTTGCGATTGCAAAGTCTTTCCAGGGTGAAGACTGCAAAGCCGTGTTTAACAACGGAATCACCACGAGTGGAATTTATACAATAAATGTCGGTGGTAAGGCCACACAAGTTTATTGTGACATGGAGACGGACGGAGGCGGTTGGACT GTTTTTCAACGTCGTTTCGATGGAGGTGTTGATTTTTATCGAAACTGGATTTCTTACCAACAAGGATTTGGTAGTTTAAATGGAGAATTCTGGCTCG GTTTGGATTTACTCCATCAACTTACAGCCGGTGCAAGTTATAAACTGCGTGTGGACTTGGAAGATGCTGAAAATAATACAGCCTACGCGGAATATAA AACATTTACGGTTGGTCCAGAATCATCAAATTACACATTAACTGTTGGAAGATATAGTGGAACTGCAG GTGACTCACTGGCTGATAACTCCCACGACCAATTCAGTACTTTCGACCGAGATCATGATTGGAGTGGTATGAACTGTGCAGTTGGTCGTCATGGTGGTTGGTGGTATTATGCTTGCTCTATGAGCAACTTAAATGGAGAATATCTCACACCTGGAGAGAGCGACAGCAGAGGATTGATCTGGTTTCGCTGGAAGAATAATTACGAGTCGATGAGGAAGACTGAGATGAAGATCAAACCAGTTTAG
- the LOC143453183 gene encoding microfibril-associated glycoprotein 4-like isoform X1: MEMRTVNEQEEIYEDTTAAPQISRRSDIKRENGQTKCRIAAKFFTAITIAVVAILAIVNYVKIQQLLDESSQLREGLAISQLQLTEAIGNVSESLANSQQKQSEAIGIISESLANSQQRQTETIGIISESLANSQQKQTEAIGIISESLANSQRQQYEAIGNISDRIIELGQKLNNTIRQLTGEVAIAKSFQGEDCKAVFNNGITTSGIYTINVGGKATQVYCDMETDGGGWTVFQRRFDGGVDFYRNWISYQQGFGSLNGEFWLGLDLLHQLTAGASYKLRVDLEDAENNTAYAEYKTFTVGPESSNYTLTVGRYSGTAGDSLADNSHDQFSTFDRDHDWSGMNCAVGRHGGWWYYACSMSNLNGEYLTPGESDSRGLIWFRWKNNYESMRKTEMKIKPV; this comes from the exons ATGGAAATGCGAACTGTGAATGAACAGGAGGAAATTTACGAGGACACTACTGCTGCTC CACAAATCTCTAGAAGATCCGACATCAAAAGAGAAAATGGTCAAACTAAATGCAGAATTGCTGCAAAGTTCTTCACCGCTATCACCATTGCGGTAGTTGCTATTTTAGCGATTGTGAATTACGTAAAG ATACAACAACTACTTGATGAAAGTTCTCAGCTCAGAG AGGGCCTGGCGATTTCTCAACTACAGCTGACTGAAGCCATTGGAAATGTATCAG AGAGTCTGGCGAATTCTCAACAGAAGCAGTCTGAAGCCATTGGAATCATATCAG AGAGCCTGGCGAATTCTCAACAGAGGCAGACTGAAACCATTGGAATCATATCAG AGAGCCTGGCGAATTCTCAACAGAAGCAGACTGAAGCCATTGGAATCATATCAG AGAGTCTGGCGAATTCTCAACGGCAACAGTATGAAGCCATTGGAAATATATCAG ATAGAATCATCGAGCTAGGACAAAAGTTGAACAACACCATAAGACAACTTACAG gAGAAGTTGCGATTGCAAAGTCTTTCCAGGGTGAAGACTGCAAAGCCGTGTTTAACAACGGAATCACCACGAGTGGAATTTATACAATAAATGTCGGTGGTAAGGCCACACAAGTTTATTGTGACATGGAGACGGACGGAGGCGGTTGGACT GTTTTTCAACGTCGTTTCGATGGAGGTGTTGATTTTTATCGAAACTGGATTTCTTACCAACAAGGATTTGGTAGTTTAAATGGAGAATTCTGGCTCG GTTTGGATTTACTCCATCAACTTACAGCCGGTGCAAGTTATAAACTGCGTGTGGACTTGGAAGATGCTGAAAATAATACAGCCTACGCGGAATATAA AACATTTACGGTTGGTCCAGAATCATCAAATTACACATTAACTGTTGGAAGATATAGTGGAACTGCAG GTGACTCACTGGCTGATAACTCCCACGACCAATTCAGTACTTTCGACCGAGATCATGATTGGAGTGGTATGAACTGTGCAGTTGGTCGTCATGGTGGTTGGTGGTATTATGCTTGCTCTATGAGCAACTTAAATGGAGAATATCTCACACCTGGAGAGAGCGACAGCAGAGGATTGATCTGGTTTCGCTGGAAGAATAATTACGAGTCGATGAGGAAGACTGAGATGAAGATCAAACCAGTTTAG
- the LOC143453184 gene encoding uncharacterized protein LOC143453184, producing MEMRNVNEQENIYEDYIVDPQIPRRPEIKRENSQNKWIIAATLVGVFIIAAVAFLATVGYTQVQQLHDETSRLRESLANSQQQHTKAIGNVSSYMMNQLHDETSRVRDRMAGLGQKLNNAIRKLSEKMKTSISPHNCNVVFDNGYTTSGIYTINIGGKATQVYCDMETDGGGWIIFQRRFDGSVDFYRNWTSYQQGFGSLNGEFWLGLDLLHQLTTGASYKLRVDLEDAENNTAYAEYRIFTVGKESSNYTLTVGGCSGTAGKIRPITECRINQSSLL from the exons ATGGAAATGCGTAATGTGAATGAACAGGAGAACATTTACGAGGACTATATTGTTGATC caCAAATTCCTAGAAGGCCCGAAATCAAAAGGGAAAATAGTCAAAATAAATGGATAATTGCTGCGACTTTGGTTGGCGTTTTCATCATTGCAGCAGTTGCTTTTTTAGCGACTGTGGGTTACACACAG gTGCAACAGCTACATGATGAAACTTCTCGGCTCAgag AGTCCCTGGCAAATTCTCAACAGCAGCACACTAAAGCCATTGGAAATGTATCCAGCTACATGATGAATCAACTACATGATGAAACTTCTCGGGTCAgag ATAGAATGGCCGGGCTAGGACAAAAGTTGAACAACGCCATAAGAAAACTTTCAG aaaaaatgaaaacgtcCATTTCCCCTCATAACTGCAATGTCGTATTTGACAATGGATACACCACGAGTGGAATTTATACAATAAATATCGGTGGTAAGGCCACACAAGTTTATTGTGACATGGAGACAGACGGAGGCGGTTGGATT ATTTTTCAACGTCGTTTCGATGGAAGTGTTGATTTTTATCGAAACTGGACTTCTTACCAACAAGGATTTGGTAGTTTAAATGGAGAATTCTGGCTCG GTTTGGATTTACTCCACCAACTTACAACGGGTGCAAGTTATAAACTGCGTGTGGACTTGGAAGATGCTGAAAATAACACAGCCTACGCCGAATATAG AATATTTACGGTTGGTAAAGAATCATCAAATTACACATTAACTGTTGGAGGATGTAGTGGAACTGCAGGTAAGATACGACCGATCACGGAATGTCGCATTAATCAATCGTCATTATTGTAA
- the LOC143453183 gene encoding microfibril-associated glycoprotein 4-like isoform X3, producing the protein MEMRTVNEQEEIYEDTTAAPQISRRSDIKRENGQTKCRIAAKFFTAITIAVVAILAIVNYVKIQQLLDESSQLREGLAISQLQLTEAIGNVSESLANSQQRQTETIGIISESLANSQQKQTEAIGIISESLANSQRQQYEAIGNISDRIIELGQKLNNTIRQLTGEVAIAKSFQGEDCKAVFNNGITTSGIYTINVGGKATQVYCDMETDGGGWTVFQRRFDGGVDFYRNWISYQQGFGSLNGEFWLGLDLLHQLTAGASYKLRVDLEDAENNTAYAEYKTFTVGPESSNYTLTVGRYSGTAGDSLADNSHDQFSTFDRDHDWSGMNCAVGRHGGWWYYACSMSNLNGEYLTPGESDSRGLIWFRWKNNYESMRKTEMKIKPV; encoded by the exons ATGGAAATGCGAACTGTGAATGAACAGGAGGAAATTTACGAGGACACTACTGCTGCTC CACAAATCTCTAGAAGATCCGACATCAAAAGAGAAAATGGTCAAACTAAATGCAGAATTGCTGCAAAGTTCTTCACCGCTATCACCATTGCGGTAGTTGCTATTTTAGCGATTGTGAATTACGTAAAG ATACAACAACTACTTGATGAAAGTTCTCAGCTCAGAG AGGGCCTGGCGATTTCTCAACTACAGCTGACTGAAGCCATTGGAAATGTATCAG AGAGCCTGGCGAATTCTCAACAGAGGCAGACTGAAACCATTGGAATCATATCAG AGAGCCTGGCGAATTCTCAACAGAAGCAGACTGAAGCCATTGGAATCATATCAG AGAGTCTGGCGAATTCTCAACGGCAACAGTATGAAGCCATTGGAAATATATCAG ATAGAATCATCGAGCTAGGACAAAAGTTGAACAACACCATAAGACAACTTACAG gAGAAGTTGCGATTGCAAAGTCTTTCCAGGGTGAAGACTGCAAAGCCGTGTTTAACAACGGAATCACCACGAGTGGAATTTATACAATAAATGTCGGTGGTAAGGCCACACAAGTTTATTGTGACATGGAGACGGACGGAGGCGGTTGGACT GTTTTTCAACGTCGTTTCGATGGAGGTGTTGATTTTTATCGAAACTGGATTTCTTACCAACAAGGATTTGGTAGTTTAAATGGAGAATTCTGGCTCG GTTTGGATTTACTCCATCAACTTACAGCCGGTGCAAGTTATAAACTGCGTGTGGACTTGGAAGATGCTGAAAATAATACAGCCTACGCGGAATATAA AACATTTACGGTTGGTCCAGAATCATCAAATTACACATTAACTGTTGGAAGATATAGTGGAACTGCAG GTGACTCACTGGCTGATAACTCCCACGACCAATTCAGTACTTTCGACCGAGATCATGATTGGAGTGGTATGAACTGTGCAGTTGGTCGTCATGGTGGTTGGTGGTATTATGCTTGCTCTATGAGCAACTTAAATGGAGAATATCTCACACCTGGAGAGAGCGACAGCAGAGGATTGATCTGGTTTCGCTGGAAGAATAATTACGAGTCGATGAGGAAGACTGAGATGAAGATCAAACCAGTTTAG
- the LOC143453176 gene encoding baculoviral IAP repeat-containing protein 3-like, with product MSDTRFQTSENATSMKTGPLNLRQSMSDKRFNEETKNVVADGRNYERQKDPPGQKSVYILPGDANKETYRLSTFKKFPEYTPVNPCLLAAHGFLYTGYKDRVKCFSCGAQVQEWEHGDDPRSLKWHRPNCLLVMGKDHLNVAISCRPVNFRIEAPRVKTDSIDSGYSSATSSIFSNGSYYMTKEQAVTKTQADFPGQKILENMNSFQLSCNNVSSTATTGGRSPVQTANAMEMTTSHLEGLELANIISSEHKALITIQLDLKKENDRRKSFETWTSTYTTVTPMTLAKSGFFYLGNLDRVQCFSCSGVLRNWRSGDDVPTEHRRHFLKCKMSQNIETRNVPLPPQTSDFLGDPVFGLPEPPDPSPAELAQLKVHFPCLNPVNPHMRREEMRLDTFDRRWPSAKVKATKQQIAKAGFFFLGQRDRTKCWYCNGGLQNWDPNDEPWTEHAKWFPGCEFVLRRKGMQFVKDLFNKYPNLPRPVLRNSRFDTRTARFHFSDPTPVLPPRSIMCDPHLVPSAGAVLSGASMPVLSSSSVVVADEMMQQRERNLVDVVVKMGFNKHTAQRLVNERKFDTGVGFTNAEELVEVLLSTPDLQPELDEDSLMNATSQEETASDGECHGDVTGTSMSVPEQITKQVTTGGRKQDNKDATSSAVHQGFLKRRDDHDIDSTITSRHLNNPTSTKLLKSDQTQRLAVKLKQLERARQCKLCYQKVAVTLITPCGHLALCHDCSLQATQCPLCKRKAEKLIRAYMV from the exons ATGTCTGATACCAGATTCCAGACGTCTGAAAACGCTACTTCAATGAAAACAGGTCCCTTAAATCTCAGACAATCAATGTCAG aTAAACGGTTCaatgaagaaacaaaaaatgtagtAGCTGATGGCAGAAACTATGAACGCCAAAAAGACCCGCCAG GACAAAAGAGTGTTTATATCCTTCCGGGTGACGCCAATAAAGAAACGTACCGGCTAAGTACATTTAAGAAGTTTCCAGAATATACTCCAGTTAACCCCTGTCTTTTAGCGGCCCACGGCTTCCTCTACACCGGATATAAAGACAGAGTTAAATGTTTTAG CTGTGGCGCACAAGTTCAGGAATGGGAGCACGGAGATGATCCGAGATCATTGAAATGGCATCGACCCAACTGCCTTCTAGTGATGGGAAAAGATCACTTAAATGTCGCCATCAGTTGTCGCCCAGTGAATTTTCGCATAGAAGCACCAAGAGTGAAAACGGATAGCATTGACAGTGGGTACTCCTCAGCAACTTCATCCATATTTTCAAATGGGTCTTACTAT ATGACTAAGGAACAGGCCGTTACTAAAACTCAAGCGGATTTCCCAG GCCAAAAGATATTGGAAAACATGAACTCGTTTCAACTTAGCTGCAATAACGTCAGCTCTACAGCGACAACTGGTGGGCGCTCACCTGTTCAAACAGCCAATGCAATGGAAATGACAACATCTCATTTAGAG GGTCTGGAACTAGCCAATATTATATCCAGTGAACATAAAGCTTTGATAACAATCCAACTTGATCTCAAAAAAGAGAATGATAGAAG AAAGTCTTTTGAAACGTGGACTTCGACGTATACGACTGTGACTCCCATGACCCTGGCAAAATCAGGCTTTTTCTATCTGGGCAACTTAGATCGAGTGCAGTGTTTCTCGTGCTCCGGAGTTCTTCGCAATTGGAGATCTGGAGATGACGTACCAACTGAACATCGACGTCATTTTCTCAAATGCAA AATGTCTCAGAACATTGAAACCAGGAATGTGCCGTTGCCTCCACAAACAAGTGACTTTTTGGGTGATCCAGTATTTGGTTTGCCTGAGCCTCCAGATCCGAGTCCGGCAGAACTTGCTCAACTAAAAGTCCATTTTCCTTGCTTGAATCCCGTTAATCCTCATATGCGAAGAGAAGAAATGCGTCTTGACACTTTTGATCGAAGATGGCCAAGTGCAAAAGTGAAAGCcaccaaacaacaaattgcaaaagcCGGTTTCTTTTTTCTTG GTCAACGAGATCGTACGAAGTGCTGGTATTGCAATGGTGGATTGCAAAACTGGGATCCAAACGATGAACCGTGGACCGAGCATGCCAAATGGTTTCCTGG GTGTGAGTTTGTTCTTCGCCGTAAAGGAATGCAATTCGTAAAGGACTTATTCAACAAATATCCTAATCTACCTCGACCGGTATTACGGAATTCAAGATTTGACACTCGCACCGCTCGATTCCACTTTTCGGATCCGACTCCGGTTCTTCCACCTAGGTCAATCATGTGTGACCCACATCTTGTCCCTAGCGCTGGAGCCGTTCTCAGCGGAGCGTCGATGCCCGTTCTTTCATCCAGTTCTGTTGTTGTCGCAGATGAGATGATGCAACAACGAGAGCGTAACTTGGTCGACGTTGTGGTCAAAATGGGATTCAACAAACACACAGCGCAACGTTTAGTAAACGA aagaaaattCGACACGGGCGTGGGATTCACCAACGCTGAAGAACTGGTTGAGGTTTTACTCTCGACGCCAGACCTTCAGCCTGAATTAGATGAAGATTCATTGATGAATGCAACTTCACAGGAAGAGACTGCAAGTGATGGAGAATGCCATGGTGATGTAACAGGAACCAGTATGTCCGTACCTGAGCAGATTACGAAGCAAGTAACGACTGGAGGACGAAAGCAAGACAACAAAGATGCGACATCTTCCGCTGTTCACCAAGGATTTTTAAAGAGGAGAGATGACCACGATATTGACAGCACTATAACGAGCAGACATCTTAATAACCCTACATCAACTAAACTACTAAAATCTG ATCAAACGCAAAGACTTGCGGTAAAGCTAAAACAGTTGGAAAGAGCCAGGCAATGTAAGCTCTGCTATCAAAAGGTTGCAGTAACTCTCATAACGCCGTGTGGACATTTAGCTCTTTGCCATGACTGTTCCTTACAAGCTACTCAATGCCCACTGTGCAAGCGGAAAGCAGAAAAACTAATACGGGCCTACatggtatag
- the LOC143453183 gene encoding microfibril-associated glycoprotein 4-like isoform X2: MEMRTVNEQEEIYEDTTAAPQISRRSDIKRENGQTKCRIAAKFFTAITIAVVAILAIVNYVKIQQLLDESSQLREGLAISQLQLTEAIGNVSESLANSQQKQSEAIGIISESLANSQQKQTEAIGIISESLANSQRQQYEAIGNISDRIIELGQKLNNTIRQLTGEVAIAKSFQGEDCKAVFNNGITTSGIYTINVGGKATQVYCDMETDGGGWTVFQRRFDGGVDFYRNWISYQQGFGSLNGEFWLGLDLLHQLTAGASYKLRVDLEDAENNTAYAEYKTFTVGPESSNYTLTVGRYSGTAGDSLADNSHDQFSTFDRDHDWSGMNCAVGRHGGWWYYACSMSNLNGEYLTPGESDSRGLIWFRWKNNYESMRKTEMKIKPV; the protein is encoded by the exons ATGGAAATGCGAACTGTGAATGAACAGGAGGAAATTTACGAGGACACTACTGCTGCTC CACAAATCTCTAGAAGATCCGACATCAAAAGAGAAAATGGTCAAACTAAATGCAGAATTGCTGCAAAGTTCTTCACCGCTATCACCATTGCGGTAGTTGCTATTTTAGCGATTGTGAATTACGTAAAG ATACAACAACTACTTGATGAAAGTTCTCAGCTCAGAG AGGGCCTGGCGATTTCTCAACTACAGCTGACTGAAGCCATTGGAAATGTATCAG AGAGTCTGGCGAATTCTCAACAGAAGCAGTCTGAAGCCATTGGAATCATATCAG AGAGCCTGGCGAATTCTCAACAGAAGCAGACTGAAGCCATTGGAATCATATCAG AGAGTCTGGCGAATTCTCAACGGCAACAGTATGAAGCCATTGGAAATATATCAG ATAGAATCATCGAGCTAGGACAAAAGTTGAACAACACCATAAGACAACTTACAG gAGAAGTTGCGATTGCAAAGTCTTTCCAGGGTGAAGACTGCAAAGCCGTGTTTAACAACGGAATCACCACGAGTGGAATTTATACAATAAATGTCGGTGGTAAGGCCACACAAGTTTATTGTGACATGGAGACGGACGGAGGCGGTTGGACT GTTTTTCAACGTCGTTTCGATGGAGGTGTTGATTTTTATCGAAACTGGATTTCTTACCAACAAGGATTTGGTAGTTTAAATGGAGAATTCTGGCTCG GTTTGGATTTACTCCATCAACTTACAGCCGGTGCAAGTTATAAACTGCGTGTGGACTTGGAAGATGCTGAAAATAATACAGCCTACGCGGAATATAA AACATTTACGGTTGGTCCAGAATCATCAAATTACACATTAACTGTTGGAAGATATAGTGGAACTGCAG GTGACTCACTGGCTGATAACTCCCACGACCAATTCAGTACTTTCGACCGAGATCATGATTGGAGTGGTATGAACTGTGCAGTTGGTCGTCATGGTGGTTGGTGGTATTATGCTTGCTCTATGAGCAACTTAAATGGAGAATATCTCACACCTGGAGAGAGCGACAGCAGAGGATTGATCTGGTTTCGCTGGAAGAATAATTACGAGTCGATGAGGAAGACTGAGATGAAGATCAAACCAGTTTAG
- the LOC143453041 gene encoding uncharacterized protein LOC143453041, with protein MKVNMGELSASTSNVIGSVSRDLEPGVLMALPKKQSLKRTLQRKRRELQTAHCTAALQSPMDTNTVNSLQADPLRTVAQAEHKWWDLRTAARKWNNESNELFGASNEVTNRKDTYSRILQMIGEQHRSPITGELCFCLDMLNVFYNVALRLKSSPRLISVIISALRKRELLGYGKPELRTLTGRRK; from the exons ATGAAGGTGAATATGGGTGAACTGTCAGCAAGTACAAGCAACGTCATCGGGTCTGTAAGCAGAGACTTGGAACCAGGTGTACTCATGGCGCTGCCAAAAAAGCAATCTTTGAAGCGGACCTTGCAGAGAAAACGTCGCGAACTGCAGACTGCACACTGTACGGCCGCTCTACAGTCTCCGATGGATACTAATACT GTAAATTCGTTACAAGCCGACCCACTTAGAACAGTGGCCCAAGCCGAGCACAAGTGGTGGGATTTGCGAACAGCTGCTAGAAAGTGGAACAACGAATCAAATGAATTGTTTGGTGCAAGCAATGAAGTAACGAATCGAAAAGACACATATAGCAGAATTTTGCAAATGATTGGAGAACAGCACAGGTCGCCAATTACAG GTGAACTCTGCTTTTGCCTTGACATGTTAAACGTATTCTACAATGTCGCTTTGCGATTAAAGAGCTCGCCAAGGCTCATAAGCGTGATCATTAGTGCGTTACGAAAACGAGAACTGCTTGGTTATGGCAAGCCAGAGTTGCGGACTTTAACAGGACGCCGAAAATAA